From one Melioribacteraceae bacterium genomic stretch:
- the xerD gene encoding site-specific tyrosine recombinase XerD, with translation MRQFIDEYLTILSLEKNLAENSVKSYKSDLIKFISILEKENISDLNDVDHKSITKFLQYIKSEGLTGSSASRYLSSIRGFFSYLEENNYIEKDPTGRVSSTKMTRKLPAVLSFAEIEIILDKPKVNDKFGLRDKSILELLYSSGLRVSELIELKIADLFIDDEVIRVTGKGSKQRVVPIGSSAIEWMKKYLINSRPLLEKKMKSKNYIYLNTRGTKFSRMGVWKIVEKYTKEAGINKEVHPHTFRHSFATHLLEGGADLRSVQEMLGHSDISTTQIYTHIDREYIKQIHRDFHPRG, from the coding sequence ATGCGTCAATTTATAGATGAATATTTAACAATTCTTTCGTTAGAAAAAAATCTCGCGGAAAATTCTGTAAAATCTTATAAGTCAGATCTCATAAAATTCATTTCAATTTTAGAAAAAGAAAATATTAGCGACTTGAATGATGTAGATCATAAATCCATCACCAAATTTTTGCAGTATATAAAATCCGAAGGGCTAACCGGATCTTCAGCCTCAAGATATCTATCCTCGATTCGTGGTTTTTTCTCGTATTTAGAAGAGAATAATTATATTGAAAAAGATCCAACTGGAAGAGTTAGTTCTACTAAGATGACGCGAAAACTTCCCGCTGTTTTATCATTTGCTGAGATAGAAATAATATTAGACAAACCGAAGGTAAACGATAAGTTTGGATTGCGAGATAAATCAATCCTTGAGCTTTTATATTCATCCGGACTAAGAGTTTCCGAATTAATTGAATTAAAAATTGCAGATTTATTTATAGATGATGAAGTAATTCGCGTGACCGGAAAAGGCTCTAAGCAGAGAGTTGTACCGATTGGGTCAAGTGCAATTGAATGGATGAAGAAATACTTAATAAACTCTAGACCGTTATTAGAAAAGAAAATGAAAAGTAAGAATTATATTTATCTGAACACAAGGGGAACAAAATTTTCGAGAATGGGTGTTTGGAAAATTGTAGAGAAATATACAAAAGAAGCCGGAATCAACAAGGAAGTACATCCGCACACTTTTAGACATTCATTTGCAACTCATTTATTAGAAGGTGGTGCGGACTTGCGCTCCGTTCAAGAAATGTTAGGACATTCGGATATTTCAACAACTCAAATTTATACACATATAGATCGCGAATATATTAAACAGATTCATAGAGATTTTCACCCGCGAGGATGA
- a CDS encoding HDIG domain-containing protein: MFTEETKKKLRTSLRVRILLVLVSIILVLLMFPKGESLEFEVSIGSIWIQDDLIASTSFEVLKDPDVYKREIKNAQDNVNPIFILESSIESKQIDSIRSYNNFLIEYIDEHLNERNEQFSNPTFLTDDSYRRLLNIRRQENLIGSTNRVRLRSIFQLSEQIVDRIYKRGLLSTSLDEIKKDSITLRDGRFERDVSKRNYLDDNAAKNFIQLFVRNNLNSSDEIRSAVDEYVYHFVKPNIIFSSELTNEAIERAKNKIPRNVGIVNENERIVAKHDRISAETKLKIDSYKIAKGESTGFWGEFAQSVGKFLHILAILSLFSIYIYLFRKKIYNDNIKVLLLAIIILLISSLGYIVQLVVVNAPIEYLILVPAGSMLLTIIFDSRVGFYGTIVIALITGALRGNDYAFAVMNIVAGGLAAYTVRDIKNRSQIFRSFLFILIGYIITIFAFGLERFAPIDQILVNSGFAATNALISPVLTYGLIIFFERIFNITTDLTLLELTDFNSPLLKQLAAKAPGTFSHSITMASLVETAAQKIGANPILARVGAYYHDVGKSFDPGSFVENQIDNRNIHEKLNPQKSAQVIIEHVVKGIEFAKEQRLPQEIIDFIPMHHGTTVIAFFYERAKQELGEENVNKDDFRYPGPKPNTRETALVMLADACESAVRSMTDADPKKVENVINNLFKQRIDDGQLDESPITLQDLKKIKESFISILVGQHHKRIRYPKQNEMEENE; the protein is encoded by the coding sequence ATGTTTACCGAAGAAACAAAAAAGAAACTCAGAACAAGTTTAAGAGTAAGAATCCTTCTAGTTCTTGTCTCAATAATTCTTGTATTGCTGATGTTTCCGAAAGGGGAATCTCTCGAATTTGAAGTCTCAATTGGTTCGATTTGGATTCAAGACGATTTAATTGCTTCAACTTCTTTTGAAGTGCTTAAAGATCCCGATGTTTACAAACGAGAAATTAAAAATGCTCAAGATAATGTTAATCCCATTTTTATACTTGAGAGTTCAATTGAAAGTAAACAGATTGATTCTATTCGTTCGTACAATAATTTTCTAATTGAATACATTGATGAGCATCTTAATGAGAGAAATGAACAATTCAGTAACCCAACTTTTTTAACCGACGATAGTTACAGAAGATTACTCAATATTAGACGACAAGAGAATTTAATTGGAAGTACAAATCGTGTTAGACTAAGATCTATCTTCCAACTTTCCGAACAGATTGTAGATCGAATTTATAAAAGAGGGTTATTGAGTACATCACTTGATGAAATTAAAAAAGATTCAATTACATTGAGAGATGGTAGATTTGAAAGAGACGTCTCAAAAAGAAATTATTTAGATGATAACGCTGCCAAAAATTTCATTCAACTATTTGTAAGGAACAATCTTAATTCAAGCGACGAAATTAGAAGTGCAGTTGATGAATATGTCTACCATTTCGTTAAACCAAATATAATTTTTAGTTCTGAACTAACTAATGAAGCAATTGAGAGAGCCAAAAATAAAATCCCAAGAAATGTCGGAATTGTAAATGAAAACGAAAGAATAGTTGCAAAACATGACAGAATTTCTGCCGAAACCAAGTTAAAGATTGATTCCTATAAAATTGCTAAGGGGGAATCAACCGGTTTTTGGGGTGAGTTTGCGCAATCAGTAGGAAAGTTTTTACATATTCTTGCTATCCTATCACTTTTCTCAATTTATATTTATCTCTTCAGAAAGAAAATTTATAACGATAATATTAAAGTATTACTACTTGCCATCATAATTTTACTTATAAGTTCGCTTGGGTATATAGTACAATTGGTTGTAGTAAATGCACCGATTGAGTATTTAATTTTAGTCCCAGCCGGTTCAATGCTTTTAACAATTATATTTGATTCCAGAGTTGGATTTTATGGCACAATTGTAATAGCATTGATAACTGGAGCATTAAGAGGAAATGATTACGCTTTCGCTGTCATGAATATTGTCGCAGGAGGCTTAGCTGCATACACAGTTAGGGATATAAAAAACCGCTCACAAATCTTCAGATCGTTTCTATTTATTTTAATTGGTTATATAATAACAATCTTTGCCTTTGGATTGGAAAGATTTGCCCCAATCGATCAAATATTGGTTAATTCCGGTTTCGCTGCTACAAATGCATTGATAAGTCCGGTATTAACATATGGACTAATAATTTTCTTCGAAAGAATTTTCAATATTACAACTGATTTAACTTTGTTGGAATTAACCGACTTTAATTCTCCTTTATTAAAACAACTTGCGGCAAAAGCTCCGGGCACATTTTCACATTCTATAACAATGGCCTCATTAGTTGAAACTGCCGCACAAAAAATTGGAGCCAATCCGATTTTAGCAAGAGTGGGTGCGTATTACCATGATGTAGGTAAATCATTCGATCCGGGATCATTCGTAGAAAATCAAATTGATAATAGAAACATTCACGAGAAACTTAATCCACAAAAAAGTGCTCAAGTTATAATCGAACATGTTGTAAAAGGTATTGAATTCGCAAAAGAACAAAGACTTCCTCAAGAGATAATTGATTTTATTCCAATGCACCATGGAACAACAGTAATAGCATTTTTTTATGAGAGAGCAAAGCAAGAATTAGGTGAAGAAAATGTGAATAAAGATGACTTTCGTTACCCCGGGCCTAAGCCTAACACAAGAGAAACTGCACTTGTTATGTTAGCCGATGCTTGTGAATCTGCTGTAAGATCGATGACCGATGCCGATCCTAAAAAAGTAGAGAATGTTATCAATAATTTATTCAAACAGAGAATTGACGATGGTCAACTTGATGAATCGCCAATTACATTGCAAGATTTAAAGAAAATTAAAGAATCATTTATTTCCATTTTGGTTGGTCAACATCATAAAAGAATCAGATATCCGAAGCAGAATGAAATGGAAGAGAATGAATAG
- a CDS encoding Cof-type HAD-IIB family hydrolase encodes MIDKNRLKKLKLIVFDVDGTLVNERDEIGQETIKYVKLLREMGVRFSFASGRQHSALLHHAETLNIISPLISLDGTLIKSHPEGKIVSESTIPDKYVRKAIQMADKYLLRIALCHDEAIYYDEQNSGVQSLLDKYGAKYKEVESYDQYIPDTLEIVITGDSKEAVKYVNKKFQFPYSFGLVTSFYKSQSHGGIYYLEIRKSGGSKGKGLKKLNNYLKIGIKETAVIGDWFNDRSLFETGALKIAMGNAVPEIKRLADHILTRSFHDDGTAEFLEMVVRAKK; translated from the coding sequence TTGATTGACAAAAACCGATTAAAAAAGTTGAAACTAATTGTATTTGATGTCGATGGCACATTAGTCAATGAGCGAGACGAAATTGGTCAAGAGACGATTAAATATGTAAAGTTACTTAGAGAAATGGGAGTAAGATTTTCGTTTGCTTCGGGCAGACAACATAGTGCGCTTCTGCATCATGCAGAAACTTTAAATATTATTTCACCGCTTATTTCTCTTGATGGTACTCTTATCAAAAGCCATCCTGAAGGTAAAATTGTATCAGAATCTACCATCCCGGATAAGTATGTAAGAAAAGCAATTCAAATGGCAGATAAATATTTGCTGCGAATTGCTCTTTGTCATGATGAAGCAATTTATTATGATGAACAAAATTCCGGTGTTCAATCTTTGCTTGATAAATACGGAGCAAAGTATAAAGAAGTTGAATCATATGATCAGTATATCCCGGACACACTAGAGATTGTTATTACCGGTGATTCAAAAGAAGCTGTGAAATATGTAAATAAGAAATTTCAATTTCCTTATTCATTTGGATTAGTGACATCTTTTTATAAATCACAATCTCATGGTGGAATTTACTATCTTGAAATAAGGAAAAGTGGTGGAAGCAAAGGAAAAGGATTAAAAAAGCTTAACAATTATCTTAAAATTGGTATAAAGGAAACTGCTGTTATTGGTGATTGGTTTAATGACCGAAGCTTATTTGAAACCGGAGCTTTAAAGATAGCAATGGGTAATGCAGTACCCGAAATTAAAAGATTAGCGGATCATATTTTAACCAGATCTTTCCATGATGATGGAACTGCAGAATTTTTAGAAATGGTAGTAAGGGCCAAAAAGTAA
- a CDS encoding sodium:solute symporter, with translation MDRTLDFVIISIYLLIIALIGYFSGGKQKTTRDYFLGSDKVSWWAVTFSIVAAETSSLTFISIPGLAYLTNLNFLQLAFGYIIGRIIVASVLLPQYFKGELSTAYAYLGNRFGNKTRSFASIVFLFTRLLADGVRLFATAIPLKLLLGIDYPYAILIIAVITLLYTVTGGVKGIIWVDVVQMFVYIGGAIISLWFLFNSLLPGGITAVFQSDYSQKFELINLGFASGFSAFIKEPYSLIGGIIGGAFLSMASHGTDQLIVQRLLVTKDLREAKKAIITSGIAVFFQFALFLFIGISLYAFYGEIDIRADEIFPKFIIDNLPVGITGIIIAGLFAAAMSTLAGSISSLSSSVVFDLFPKFFNTDDDKKNLRISRLMTIFWSLLLISAAIFFMNTSQSVVELALSIASFTYGGLLGTFLLGILNKRINQNFAIISFILGLVGMGIFISLNLVAWTWYTFIGVLITLISGTILAFFQKS, from the coding sequence TTGGATCGTACACTCGATTTTGTAATTATATCAATATATCTACTTATCATTGCTTTAATAGGATATTTTTCCGGTGGTAAACAAAAAACCACCAGAGATTATTTTCTTGGGTCCGATAAAGTATCTTGGTGGGCCGTAACATTTTCAATTGTTGCCGCTGAGACAAGCTCACTTACTTTTATTTCCATTCCCGGATTAGCTTATTTAACAAATCTAAATTTTTTACAACTTGCTTTCGGATATATAATCGGGAGGATAATTGTAGCTTCTGTACTTTTGCCGCAATATTTTAAAGGTGAACTTTCAACGGCATATGCTTATTTAGGTAATAGATTTGGAAATAAAACACGATCATTTGCGTCAATAGTGTTCCTTTTTACTAGACTTCTTGCTGATGGTGTTAGACTTTTTGCAACAGCCATACCACTTAAACTTTTATTGGGGATAGACTATCCTTATGCCATATTAATCATTGCAGTTATTACACTTCTATACACAGTAACTGGTGGTGTCAAAGGAATAATCTGGGTTGATGTGGTGCAAATGTTCGTCTATATCGGTGGTGCAATTATTTCTCTTTGGTTTTTATTTAACTCACTGTTACCGGGTGGAATTACTGCAGTCTTCCAAAGTGATTATTCACAAAAATTTGAATTGATAAACTTAGGTTTTGCATCTGGCTTTAGCGCTTTTATAAAGGAACCTTATTCATTAATTGGGGGAATAATTGGCGGTGCATTTCTCTCGATGGCGTCACATGGTACTGATCAGTTAATTGTTCAAAGATTGCTTGTAACTAAAGATTTGCGTGAGGCAAAAAAGGCAATTATTACAAGTGGCATAGCTGTCTTTTTTCAATTTGCGTTATTCTTGTTTATCGGAATTTCACTCTACGCATTTTATGGAGAGATAGACATCCGCGCTGATGAAATTTTCCCGAAATTTATAATTGACAATTTACCGGTTGGAATTACAGGAATAATAATTGCCGGATTATTTGCCGCTGCAATGTCAACACTAGCCGGATCTATAAGTTCACTTTCCTCGTCGGTCGTATTTGATTTATTTCCAAAGTTCTTTAATACAGATGATGATAAGAAAAATTTAAGAATTTCCAGATTAATGACAATCTTTTGGTCACTTTTGTTAATTAGTGCTGCTATTTTCTTTATGAATACATCTCAATCGGTAGTCGAGTTAGCTTTGTCGATTGCTTCTTTTACATATGGCGGACTACTCGGAACGTTTTTGCTGGGAATTTTAAATAAAAGAATAAATCAAAATTTTGCTATAATTTCATTTATCCTTGGGCTTGTTGGAATGGGAATTTTCATAAGCTTGAATCTTGTCGCATGGACTTGGTACACTTTTATCGGTGTGTTAATAACATTAATTTCCGGTACAATACTAGCATTCTTTCAAAAGTCCTAA
- a CDS encoding STAS domain-containing protein, with translation MNENINFELKRINDIAVFRLNEKRFDSQIAGLVKGEFTILLHTDDVNKLVIDLAEVDYCDSSGLSAILLAYRILQSEEGHIRIASPTKNVKSLIEISQLDRILPITETVEQAIEDLKKI, from the coding sequence ATGAACGAAAATATTAATTTTGAACTAAAAAGAATCAACGATATTGCCGTATTCAGATTAAATGAAAAAAGATTTGATTCACAAATTGCCGGTTTAGTTAAAGGCGAATTCACAATTCTTCTGCATACAGACGATGTTAATAAATTAGTTATTGATTTAGCTGAAGTTGATTATTGTGATAGTTCTGGTTTAAGCGCTATTCTTTTAGCCTACCGAATTTTACAATCGGAAGAAGGACATATCAGAATCGCATCACCAACAAAGAACGTCAAAAGTCTGATAGAAATTTCACAACTAGATAGAATATTGCCAATCACAGAAACCGTCGAGCAAGCAATCGAGGACCTAAAGAAAATATAG
- the ligA gene encoding NAD-dependent DNA ligase LigA, with translation MSSNIEKRIEELREQIRHHDYQYYILTNPKITDQEYDKLYKELEYLEAEYPELVTPDSPTQRVGSDLTKEFQPIQHRIPMLSLSNTYSQQELCDFDRRVREGIGNLSEVEYVAELKIDGVSVSIRYEDFKLVSAATRGDGTTGEEITNNVKTIRSVPLKIKKLNIAKYDLNKIEVRGEIFMEVEAFKKFNAEREANGEKTFANPRNSSAGTLKLQDPKLVSKRPLDIFTYFLALENGQIESQIESLSLLEELGLKVNPNYKLCRNIDEVLDYCNKWEVDRNKLPYEIDGVVVKVNSVKYQRALGSIAKSPRWAVAYKFRAKQVETKLNKITWQVGRTGTVTPVAELEPVFLAGSTISRATLHNIEEIERKDIRESDFVIIEKGGDVIPKVVQVVKSKRDSNIKKTFAPKTCPVCGSKLYRPEGEVAIYCENNTCPAQVKGKIEHFASRGAMDIEGLGRSIIDQFVDLDYLKSYADIYDLHLHKNELTQLEGFGELSISNLIKSIEESKKRPFEKVLFALGIRFVGSGAAQKIARHFKNIDEIVKATAEEIESIHEIGPSISNSVIKFFATSDNLKIIERLKKAGLIFQQEKKSDVSENLKDLTFVLTGTLEKFTRDEAKEMIILRGGKVTGSVSKNTNYLVVGENAGSKLDKAEKLGVKILTEDEFLSLIEKGK, from the coding sequence ATGAGTTCTAATATCGAAAAAAGGATTGAAGAATTACGAGAACAAATTCGTCACCACGACTACCAATACTATATTCTAACAAATCCTAAAATCACAGATCAAGAATATGATAAACTCTATAAAGAATTAGAATATCTAGAAGCGGAATATCCTGAGCTAGTAACTCCCGATTCACCTACTCAAAGAGTTGGATCAGACCTTACTAAAGAATTCCAACCGATTCAGCATAGAATCCCAATGCTGAGTTTGTCAAACACCTATAGTCAGCAAGAATTATGTGATTTTGATAGAAGAGTTCGAGAAGGTATTGGAAATCTTTCGGAAGTCGAATACGTGGCAGAGCTGAAAATTGACGGAGTCTCGGTTTCGATTCGTTACGAAGACTTTAAATTAGTCTCGGCTGCTACAAGAGGTGACGGTACAACAGGCGAAGAAATTACAAATAATGTAAAGACTATTCGAAGTGTACCACTCAAAATAAAGAAATTGAACATTGCCAAATACGATTTAAATAAAATTGAAGTGCGTGGTGAAATTTTTATGGAAGTAGAAGCATTCAAGAAATTTAATGCTGAACGCGAAGCTAATGGGGAAAAGACTTTTGCCAATCCAAGGAATTCATCCGCCGGTACATTAAAACTTCAAGATCCAAAATTAGTTTCAAAGCGACCATTGGATATTTTCACTTATTTTCTTGCATTAGAAAATGGTCAAATTGAATCGCAGATTGAATCATTATCCTTATTAGAAGAACTCGGTTTAAAAGTAAATCCAAATTATAAGTTGTGCAGAAACATAGATGAAGTCTTGGATTACTGCAATAAGTGGGAAGTAGATCGTAATAAACTACCATACGAAATTGACGGGGTTGTGGTTAAAGTAAATTCAGTTAAATATCAACGCGCACTTGGCAGTATAGCAAAATCACCAAGGTGGGCAGTAGCATATAAATTTAGAGCAAAGCAAGTTGAAACAAAATTAAATAAAATTACTTGGCAAGTTGGTAGAACAGGAACTGTTACTCCTGTTGCGGAACTTGAACCAGTATTTCTTGCGGGCTCGACAATTAGTAGAGCAACATTACACAATATTGAAGAAATTGAGCGGAAAGATATCCGGGAAAGCGATTTTGTTATTATTGAAAAGGGAGGAGACGTAATCCCCAAAGTTGTTCAGGTTGTTAAATCAAAACGCGATTCCAATATTAAGAAAACTTTTGCTCCTAAAACTTGTCCGGTTTGTGGTTCAAAGTTGTATCGACCAGAGGGTGAAGTAGCTATTTACTGTGAAAACAATACGTGCCCGGCCCAGGTTAAAGGAAAGATTGAACATTTTGCATCTCGCGGAGCTATGGATATTGAGGGACTTGGTAGATCCATAATTGATCAATTTGTGGATTTGGATTACTTAAAATCATATGCAGATATTTATGATCTGCACCTTCATAAAAATGAATTGACACAACTTGAAGGATTCGGGGAATTAAGTATCTCCAATTTGATTAAGTCAATCGAAGAAAGTAAAAAACGACCATTTGAAAAAGTATTGTTTGCACTAGGTATTAGGTTTGTCGGCAGCGGAGCGGCACAAAAAATTGCTCGACATTTTAAGAATATTGATGAAATTGTAAAGGCAACTGCAGAAGAAATTGAATCAATACATGAAATTGGGCCGTCAATCAGCAATAGTGTAATTAAGTTTTTTGCTACTTCGGATAATCTTAAAATTATAGAGAGATTAAAAAAGGCCGGATTGATTTTTCAGCAAGAAAAAAAATCCGATGTCTCGGAGAACTTAAAAGACCTTACATTCGTCTTAACGGGGACTTTGGAAAAATTTACGAGAGACGAAGCAAAAGAAATGATTATACTTAGAGGAGGAAAGGTTACTGGAAGTGTTAGTAAAAATACGAATTACTTAGTTGTTGGAGAAAATGCTGGTTCAAAATTGGATAAAGCCGAAAAACTTGGCGTTAAGATTTTAACCGAAGACGAATTTTTATCACTGATTGAGAAAGGTAAGTGA
- a CDS encoding helix-turn-helix domain-containing protein — MSIDELKLLAYELKEAREKAEVSLQHIASKTRIDLKFLKAIEEGDFAILPDVYITAFIKEYAALCNLDPKQVLEKYKLAKQGKPINPPVDQQETIDNSASEKQLEKKKEFNDNISNVNPVGETPSSNKRIFLYGGIGLLLILSITSYFMFFKNSSPDIVVEKPFEEVLNEQKKRFDINEEPSPQDLAVSADSLSLIIKADDTCWVNITIDEAVDKEYMLYRNSSIAVKAARKFDLIVGNAGGISLELNGNPVTINGTKGQRKIFSINQDGLQNSSN; from the coding sequence ATGTCTATTGATGAATTAAAATTACTTGCTTATGAGTTAAAAGAAGCAAGAGAAAAAGCTGAAGTAAGCTTACAGCACATTGCGTCTAAGACTCGCATTGATTTGAAGTTTTTGAAAGCAATCGAGGAAGGTGATTTCGCTATTCTTCCGGATGTATATATCACGGCATTCATAAAGGAATATGCTGCTCTGTGTAATTTGGATCCTAAACAAGTTTTAGAAAAATATAAACTAGCAAAACAAGGTAAGCCTATCAATCCTCCCGTAGATCAACAGGAAACGATAGATAATTCTGCTTCTGAAAAACAACTCGAGAAGAAAAAAGAATTTAATGATAATATTAGTAATGTTAACCCTGTTGGAGAAACTCCTTCAAGCAATAAAAGGATTTTTCTTTATGGCGGTATTGGATTACTTCTAATTTTATCGATTACCTCCTATTTCATGTTTTTTAAAAATTCCTCTCCTGATATTGTTGTTGAAAAGCCATTTGAAGAAGTATTGAATGAACAAAAAAAACGATTTGATATAAATGAAGAACCGAGCCCCCAGGATTTAGCCGTATCAGCTGATTCATTGAGCCTTATTATTAAAGCCGATGATACTTGTTGGGTAAATATAACTATAGATGAAGCAGTGGATAAAGAATATATGTTGTACAGAAATAGTTCAATTGCTGTTAAAGCAGCGAGAAAGTTTGATTTGATCGTTGGTAATGCCGGTGGTATTTCACTTGAATTAAACGGGAATCCAGTTACAATTAACGGTACAAAAGGGCAACGCAAAATATTTTCAATAAACCAAGATGGATTACAAAACTCTTCTAACTGA
- the rsmB gene encoding 16S rRNA (cytosine(967)-C(5))-methyltransferase RsmB, producing MEQDIIYKGPEIYTGVRGLAVKILNRVDRTDAYLDKLLDIEIKNSELSGVDKALLFEIVHGVIRWLGKIDWILNGFYKGQFSKCIPNVKNAMRVALYQILFLDKIPEYAAVNEAVDFVKKIQGQKPADLTNAVLRNIIRSKNGIRYPDEKEEEVNYLSAYYSHPTWMIKRWLKNFNRDFTEELLKSNNNKPDLTLRVNNLVTNKIELKQLLNKVNLEHGDTKYLPEYIRLANLTNITAWEYFAKGYFSVQDESTGFPPILLDPKPGMRVLDFCAAPGGKSAHLAELMRNEGEIIALDQFESRLSILNKNLERMHVKIVKPIVADSRQFEDEQKFDRILVDVPCSGLGTLRKKPDIKWKRDIGDIRKLNVTQSELLQNAAKQLKVGGFIVYSTCTIEPEENFEIVSAFLQKNPDFELVKANNIFGDELCDSNGCVQTYTNIHGIDGSFAAKLKRIR from the coding sequence ATGGAACAGGATATTATTTATAAAGGACCGGAAATTTACACAGGGGTTAGAGGGCTAGCTGTTAAGATTCTCAATCGAGTTGATAGAACAGATGCTTACCTAGATAAATTATTAGATATAGAAATTAAAAATTCCGAACTCTCCGGAGTCGATAAAGCACTACTTTTCGAAATTGTTCACGGGGTAATTCGTTGGCTTGGAAAAATTGATTGGATACTTAACGGATTTTACAAAGGGCAATTCTCCAAATGTATTCCCAATGTAAAAAATGCGATGCGAGTAGCACTTTATCAAATATTGTTTTTAGATAAAATTCCGGAATATGCAGCGGTTAATGAAGCAGTCGATTTTGTAAAAAAAATACAAGGTCAGAAACCAGCCGATTTAACTAATGCAGTATTAAGAAATATTATACGAAGCAAAAACGGAATACGTTACCCGGATGAAAAAGAGGAGGAAGTAAATTATCTATCCGCTTATTACTCTCATCCAACATGGATGATTAAAAGATGGCTCAAAAATTTCAACAGAGATTTTACTGAAGAGTTACTGAAATCCAACAATAATAAACCCGATTTAACATTAAGAGTTAATAATCTTGTTACAAACAAGATTGAATTAAAGCAGCTTTTAAATAAGGTAAATCTTGAGCATGGGGATACAAAATATTTACCTGAATATATAAGGTTAGCAAATCTTACAAACATAACAGCGTGGGAATATTTTGCGAAAGGTTATTTTAGTGTTCAGGATGAAAGTACAGGTTTCCCTCCAATCCTTCTTGACCCTAAACCCGGTATGAGAGTTTTGGATTTTTGTGCCGCACCCGGAGGTAAATCAGCCCACCTTGCTGAATTGATGCGTAATGAAGGGGAGATTATAGCACTCGATCAATTTGAAAGCCGCTTAAGTATATTGAACAAGAACTTAGAGAGAATGCATGTTAAAATTGTCAAACCGATAGTCGCTGATTCCAGACAATTTGAAGACGAACAAAAATTTGATCGAATACTAGTTGATGTTCCATGTTCGGGTTTAGGAACTTTAAGAAAGAAACCCGATATCAAATGGAAACGAGATATTGGTGATATACGAAAATTGAATGTAACACAATCTGAATTGCTTCAGAATGCTGCCAAACAATTAAAAGTTGGTGGCTTTATTGTTTACAGCACGTGTACAATAGAACCTGAAGAAAATTTTGAAATTGTGAGTGCTTTTTTGCAAAAGAATCCCGATTTTGAACTTGTCAAGGCAAATAATATTTTCGGTGATGAGTTATGCGATTCTAATGGTTGTGTTCAGACCTATACAAACATTCATGGAATAGATGGATCATTTGCAGCTAAGTTAAAAAGAATTAGATAA
- a CDS encoding type B 50S ribosomal protein L31, with the protein MKQGIHPNYRPVVFKDMSADYAFLTQSTIDTKETIIWEDGNEYPLVKLEISSASHPFFTGKQMMLDSAGRVEKFNRKYGRKEK; encoded by the coding sequence ATGAAACAGGGAATACATCCTAATTACAGACCGGTTGTTTTTAAAGATATGTCAGCAGACTATGCTTTTCTTACACAATCTACTATCGATACCAAAGAGACAATCATTTGGGAAGATGGGAATGAATATCCTCTTGTTAAATTAGAAATTTCAAGCGCTTCACATCCATTTTTTACAGGTAAACAGATGATGCTTGATTCAGCCGGACGTGTTGAGAAGTTTAATAGAAAATATGGTCGCAAGGAAAAATAA